A genomic segment from Clostridia bacterium encodes:
- a CDS encoding VWA domain-containing protein, whose product MKNDVTELVFILDRSGSMAGLEDDTIGGFNSLIEKQKKETGKCLVSTVLFNSESKVIHDRMGLDDVPKMTRGDYVPCGSTALIDAIGCAVGHIGNIHKYARPEDVPKHTMFIITTDGMENASHIYSSDEVKRMISRRKEKEGWEFIFIGANIDAVETAGRFGIDAGHAANYHADREGTAVVYEAVSDTVRAVRRVGSVGSGWQKKINDDYNKRRK is encoded by the coding sequence ATGAAAAACGACGTAACGGAGCTTGTGTTCATTCTTGACCGCAGCGGTTCCATGGCGGGGCTTGAGGACGACACGATAGGAGGCTTTAATTCGCTTATTGAGAAGCAGAAGAAAGAGACGGGCAAATGCCTCGTGTCCACGGTGCTTTTTAACAGTGAAAGCAAGGTGATACACGACCGCATGGGCCTTGACGACGTGCCGAAAATGACGCGCGGGGACTACGTGCCCTGCGGCTCGACCGCGCTTATAGACGCGATAGGCTGCGCTGTAGGCCATATCGGGAACATACATAAATACGCGCGCCCCGAGGACGTGCCAAAGCATACGATGTTCATTATAACGACGGACGGCATGGAAAACGCGAGCCACATATATTCGAGCGACGAAGTAAAGCGCATGATAAGCCGCCGAAAGGAGAAAGAGGGCTGGGAGTTCATATTCATCGGAGCGAATATAGACGCCGTAGAAACGGCGGGGAGATTTGGCATCGACGCGGGGCACGCCGCAAATTACCACGCCGACAGAGAGGGCACGGCTGTAGTTTACGAGGCGGTGAGCGATACCGTAAGAGCCGTAAGACGCGTCGGCAGCGTAGGCTCCGGCTGGCAAAAGAAGATAAACGACGACTATAATAAGAGAAGAAAGTAA
- a CDS encoding DUF134 domain-containing protein, whose product MARPQRCRRICKEPTFDSFFPGGRECAGAVTLSVDEFEVIRLVDYEKNTHEQCAARMDISRTTVTEIYESARFKLSDSIVNGKKLVIGGGNYRLCDGVEQKSCGMQCHVTEYVSDKIIKQKGENIMRVAVTYENGQVFQHFGHTKQFMLFDIENNEVVSSQIIDVSGGGHGALAGFLSSNNVDTLICGGIGGGAKDALTNAGIKYYGGVRGSVERAASDFAKGSLLYDPFASCSDSKGHGHHHGEGHECGEHGCHE is encoded by the coding sequence ATGGCAAGACCGCAGAGATGCCGCAGAATATGCAAAGAGCCGACGTTCGACTCATTTTTTCCCGGCGGCAGGGAGTGTGCCGGAGCCGTTACGCTGTCGGTCGATGAATTTGAGGTCATACGTCTTGTCGATTACGAAAAGAACACGCATGAGCAGTGCGCGGCGCGCATGGATATATCACGCACGACCGTTACCGAGATATACGAAAGCGCCAGATTCAAGCTTTCGGACAGCATCGTGAACGGGAAAAAGCTTGTTATAGGCGGCGGAAATTACCGTCTGTGCGACGGGGTCGAGCAAAAAAGCTGCGGTATGCAGTGCCATGTGACCGAGTACGTCAGTGATAAAATAATCAAACAAAAAGGAGAAAATATTATGAGGGTAGCCGTAACGTACGAAAACGGACAGGTATTTCAGCATTTCGGCCATACGAAGCAGTTTATGCTGTTTGACATTGAAAATAACGAAGTGGTCTCGTCACAGATCATCGACGTTTCGGGCGGCGGCCACGGCGCGCTTGCAGGCTTTCTTTCCTCAAATAACGTAGATACGCTCATCTGCGGCGGCATAGGCGGCGGCGCGAAGGATGCGCTTACAAATGCGGGTATAAAGTATTACGGCGGCGTTCGCGGAAGCGTTGAAAGAGCCGCTTCCGATTTTGCGAAGGGCTCGCTTTTATACGATCCGTTCGCAAGCTGCAGCGACAGTAAAGGGCACGGCCATCATCACGGCGAAGGACACGAATGCGGCGAACACGGATGTCACGAATAA
- a CDS encoding YbaB/EbfC family nucleoid-associated protein, with protein MPRGAMPRGGMPNMNNMIKQAQKMQAEMQKIQDEFETKEFEVSSGGGAVNVKISGKLEILALDIKPDVVDPEDIDMLSDLITAAVNEAIRKATSEREEALGKITGGMGGLF; from the coding sequence ATGCCCAGAGGAGCAATGCCCAGAGGCGGTATGCCCAACATGAACAATATGATAAAGCAGGCACAGAAAATGCAGGCTGAGATGCAGAAAATACAGGACGAGTTTGAAACGAAGGAATTTGAGGTATCCTCAGGCGGCGGGGCCGTGAACGTGAAGATAAGCGGCAAGCTTGAGATACTTGCTCTCGACATAAAGCCCGACGTGGTAGACCCCGAAGATATCGACATGCTGTCTGATCTTATAACTGCCGCCGTGAACGAAGCTATAAGAAAGGCGACGTCTGAAAGAGAAGAGGCCCTCGGCAAGATAACGGGCGGTATGGGCGGCCTGTTTTAA
- a CDS encoding Mrp/NBP35 family ATP-binding protein, with product MSDKCNNNCAECGADCAERKEKQSFLESPMSSTNVGKIIGVVSGKGGVGKSLVTTLLASAMRKSGFETAVLDADITGPSVPKILGIKEKAYSDGEGIYPVLSKSDIKVMSINLLLPDETDPVVWRGPIIAGAVKQFWTDVVWGDVDYMFVDMPPGTGDVPLTVFQSLPIDGIIIVASPQQLVEMIVSKAFKMAETMDIPVLGLVENMSYYVCPNCKEKHFIFGDSKIEELAERFGIKTTARIPIDEKLAALCDSGDIESLEQSWTDDIVKAIKDAPARFAGAEGAVLS from the coding sequence ATGAGTGATAAATGCAACAACAACTGCGCCGAGTGCGGCGCGGACTGCGCAGAAAGAAAAGAGAAGCAGAGCTTTTTGGAAAGCCCCATGTCTTCTACCAATGTGGGAAAGATAATCGGCGTAGTAAGCGGAAAGGGCGGCGTGGGAAAATCGCTTGTTACAACGCTCCTTGCGTCGGCCATGAGAAAAAGCGGCTTTGAAACGGCCGTACTTGACGCGGACATAACGGGCCCTTCCGTTCCGAAGATCCTCGGAATAAAAGAAAAGGCGTATTCCGACGGCGAGGGCATATATCCCGTTTTAAGCAAAAGCGATATAAAGGTGATGTCGATAAACCTTCTTTTACCCGACGAGACCGATCCCGTCGTATGGCGCGGCCCGATAATCGCGGGCGCGGTAAAGCAGTTCTGGACCGACGTAGTATGGGGCGACGTGGACTATATGTTCGTGGATATGCCCCCCGGAACGGGCGACGTACCGCTTACGGTGTTCCAGTCGCTTCCGATAGACGGCATAATCATCGTGGCTTCGCCTCAACAGCTTGTGGAAATGATAGTGAGCAAGGCGTTCAAAATGGCAGAGACTATGGATATCCCCGTTTTGGGACTCGTTGAGAACATGTCGTATTACGTATGCCCCAACTGCAAAGAGAAGCATTTTATCTTCGGCGACAGCAAGATAGAAGAGCTTGCCGAAAGGTTCGGCATAAAGACGACGGCAAGGATACCGATAGACGAAAAGCTTGCCGCTCTCTGCGACAGCGGCGATATAGAATCGCTTGAGCAGAGCTGGACGGACGATATCGTAAAGGCGATAAAGGACGCGCCCGCAAGATTTGCAGGCGCCGAGGGCGCAGTACTTTCATAA
- the thiE gene encoding thiamine phosphate synthase produces the protein MRFTKTPDALRKSMHLYAITDRKFLKEGQTLADQVREAIEGGATFIQIREKNISFDEYVRLSKEVKAVTDEYGVPFVVNDDVDVALACGADGAHVGQEDLDSGEARRKLGPNAILGVSASSVEELLAAVESGADYLGVGAIFPTGTKLDADPVTYEMLKKICEASTVPIVAIGGISKDNILKLKGSGIDGVAIVSAIFGADDIRKSAAELSRLTDEVTGK, from the coding sequence ATGAGATTTACTAAAACGCCGGACGCATTAAGAAAGTCGATGCATCTTTATGCTATAACAGACAGAAAATTCTTAAAGGAAGGGCAGACGCTTGCAGACCAGGTGAGAGAAGCGATAGAGGGCGGCGCGACGTTCATCCAGATAAGAGAAAAGAACATATCGTTCGACGAATACGTGCGCCTTTCAAAGGAAGTAAAGGCCGTGACCGACGAATACGGCGTGCCGTTCGTTGTGAACGACGACGTTGACGTGGCGCTTGCCTGCGGCGCGGACGGCGCGCACGTGGGGCAGGAGGACCTTGACAGCGGCGAGGCGAGAAGAAAGCTCGGCCCGAACGCGATACTCGGCGTTTCCGCATCGAGCGTAGAGGAGCTTTTGGCGGCAGTAGAGAGCGGCGCGGATTATTTGGGCGTGGGCGCGATATTCCCCACGGGCACAAAGCTCGACGCAGACCCCGTGACGTATGAGATGCTAAAGAAAATATGCGAGGCCTCGACTGTGCCGATAGTTGCGATAGGCGGCATATCGAAGGACAATATCTTAAAGCTAAAGGGAAGCGGCATAGACGGCGTTGCCATAGTTTCGGCCATCTTCGGCGCGGACGATATAAGAAAAAGCGCAGCCGAGCTTTCAAGGCTTACCGACGAGGTAACGGGAAAGTAA
- the thiM gene encoding hydroxyethylthiazole kinase, with amino-acid sequence MFENIIKNVREKTPLVHCITNNVTVNDVANILLACGGSPIMAQDAREAAEITALSDALYLNIGTLSEQSVKSMIISARAAEKKGIPVVLDPVGAGASSFRTESAKSILAAAPVSIIRGNVSEIMTLAGIKAHTKGVDAGNADTSRSTVDLLVDTAKNLARTTGAVVGISGKTDIATDGRRVVLIKNGHSDMAKITGTGCMLTAVAAAYAAANPDDLLNALATAFCAVGLAGQRARERMVLENAGNASLRMWFIDNIYKMGYNDLKGGAKYEIY; translated from the coding sequence ATGTTTGAGAATATAATAAAAAACGTAAGAGAAAAAACGCCCCTCGTTCATTGCATCACAAACAACGTTACGGTAAACGACGTTGCAAACATACTGCTTGCATGCGGAGGCTCTCCGATAATGGCGCAGGACGCGCGTGAAGCCGCCGAAATAACGGCGCTTTCAGATGCGCTTTATCTCAATATCGGCACGTTGAGCGAACAGTCCGTTAAAAGTATGATAATATCGGCGCGCGCAGCCGAAAAGAAGGGCATACCCGTCGTGCTCGATCCCGTGGGCGCGGGAGCGTCGTCGTTTCGTACAGAAAGCGCAAAAAGCATTCTTGCCGCCGCGCCTGTATCGATAATACGCGGCAACGTCTCCGAAATAATGACGCTTGCCGGAATAAAAGCCCATACGAAGGGCGTTGACGCGGGAAACGCCGATACGTCGCGCTCCACTGTGGATCTTCTTGTGGATACGGCGAAAAACCTGGCCCGCACGACCGGCGCGGTCGTAGGCATTTCGGGAAAGACCGATATAGCGACCGACGGCAGGCGCGTAGTTCTTATTAAGAACGGACACAGCGATATGGCGAAGATCACGGGTACGGGATGTATGCTTACGGCTGTTGCCGCCGCATATGCCGCCGCAAACCCCGACGATCTGCTAAACGCTTTAGCGACTGCGTTTTGCGCGGTGGGGCTTGCGGGTCAGCGCGCAAGGGAGCGCATGGTCTTGGAAAACGCCGGGAACGCGTCGCTTCGTATGTGGTTTATAGATAATATATATAAAATGGGATATAACGATTTGAAAGGTGGAGCAAAATATGAGATTTACTAA
- the hisA gene encoding 1-(5-phosphoribosyl)-5-[(5-phosphoribosylamino)methylideneamino]imidazole-4-carboxamide isomerase, which translates to MIILPAIDLINKTPVRLYKGRYDTAHTVADSAADTAKKFYDAGARHLHVVDLDGAKAGKPKNLDVLSEIKAAAPLEIEFGGGVRDMATIEAVLSAGASHVILGSVALKNKPLVVEAVKAFGDKITVGIDAKEGYVSTEGWLSDSKVSYIELARAMEDIGVKTIVFTDIGRDGTLARPNFSQLWALSDAVSCNIIASGGVRDIEDINTVSRMGLYGVIAGKSLYSGMLDLSLAISVKKNGPPPFPYDIEPFFEKNDLIPAVVEDKITNKTLMLAYMDRESLKRTLLTGQTWFWSRSRGELWNKGATSGHIQNVSEIFYDCDCDTLLITVEQIGAACHTGNRSCFYRTLKKF; encoded by the coding sequence ATGATAATACTTCCCGCTATCGACCTTATCAACAAAACGCCGGTGCGCCTTTATAAAGGGCGCTATGACACGGCTCATACTGTAGCCGACAGCGCGGCGGATACGGCTAAAAAATTCTACGACGCCGGCGCGCGCCATCTTCACGTCGTCGATCTCGACGGCGCAAAGGCAGGAAAGCCTAAGAATTTAGACGTGCTTTCGGAAATAAAGGCGGCCGCGCCGCTTGAAATAGAATTCGGCGGCGGCGTAAGAGACATGGCAACCATAGAGGCGGTGCTTTCGGCAGGCGCAAGCCATGTGATATTGGGCAGCGTCGCGCTTAAAAATAAACCGCTCGTCGTTGAAGCGGTAAAGGCTTTCGGCGACAAGATAACCGTAGGTATCGACGCAAAAGAAGGATACGTAAGCACCGAAGGCTGGCTTTCCGACAGCAAGGTAAGCTATATCGAGCTTGCGCGCGCTATGGAGGATATCGGCGTAAAGACGATAGTCTTTACGGATATCGGGCGCGACGGCACGCTTGCGCGCCCCAACTTCTCTCAGCTTTGGGCGCTTTCCGACGCGGTGTCGTGCAATATCATAGCAAGCGGCGGCGTAAGGGATATCGAGGATATAAACACAGTCTCGCGCATGGGGCTTTACGGCGTTATCGCCGGAAAGTCACTCTATTCGGGAATGCTCGATCTTTCCCTGGCGATAAGCGTAAAGAAAAACGGCCCTCCGCCATTCCCTTATGATATAGAGCCGTTTTTTGAAAAAAACGACTTGATACCCGCCGTAGTTGAGGATAAAATAACTAATAAGACGCTGATGCTCGCATACATGGACCGCGAATCATTAAAGCGCACGCTGCTTACGGGGCAGACATGGTTTTGGTCGCGTTCGCGCGGCGAGCTTTGGAACAAAGGCGCAACGAGCGGCCACATACAGAACGTATCGGAAATATTCTACGACTGCGACTGCGACACGCTGCTTATCACGGTAGAGCAGATAGGCGCGGCGTGCCACACGGGAAACCGCTCCTGCTTTTATCGAACTCTTAAAAAATTCTAA
- the hisE gene encoding phosphoribosyl-ATP diphosphatase: MNDSILAEMYDVVISRRESKEEGSYTAYLFREGIDKILKKVGEECAETIIAAKNGEKEPVINETADLLYHLNVMLAELDIDVREVEDNLRERRKKSGNLKKMKQVDKNT, from the coding sequence ATGAACGACAGTATTTTAGCCGAGATGTACGACGTTGTCATCTCGAGAAGAGAGAGCAAAGAGGAAGGCTCGTACACGGCCTATCTGTTCAGAGAGGGCATAGACAAGATACTTAAAAAAGTCGGCGAGGAGTGCGCCGAAACGATAATCGCCGCAAAGAACGGCGAAAAAGAGCCTGTCATAAACGAGACGGCGGATCTTCTGTATCATCTTAACGTAATGCTTGCCGAGCTTGATATAGACGTGCGCGAGGTGGAAGATAACCTGCGCGAGCGCCGCAAAAAGTCGGGCAACTTAAAAAAGATGAAACAGGTAGATAAGAACACCTGA
- a CDS encoding NADH:flavin oxidoreductase, whose protein sequence is MSGLFSEITIKNTKLKNRIVFPAMLVCDIDAPNGHVSRAYLDHYEWVSDRGVGMIIAGAAYVSENGKMTPKSQLGVSSDEHIEGLSKIPEICHKKGVPVLMLINHAGVNAAGTDDYVASSVLRVESKIFNTVAISREMTKEEIKKYEQDYVDAAVRCEKAGFDGVQVQCAHTYLFDTFLSSEKNKRTDEYGGSLENRARIVVETIQAIKKRVGPDFIVAVRMPYNAPSIEDAVEFAKMFEAAGADYIEVSWGTLSFVAVTAGEGPKAPEGFKFDNIPYGASQIKKAVSVPVGGVWMMRSESAHEMIENGYSDTVDVLRGILIDPDWVEKAKEKKPSNKCLNCKPICRWYMDRTKCPQWNKLPAEIRLNR, encoded by the coding sequence ATGTCAGGTTTATTTTCCGAGATCACGATAAAGAATACGAAATTAAAAAACAGGATAGTCTTTCCGGCGATGCTCGTGTGCGATATAGACGCGCCGAACGGACATGTAAGCCGAGCTTATCTCGATCATTACGAGTGGGTAAGCGACAGAGGCGTGGGCATGATAATCGCCGGAGCGGCTTACGTCAGCGAAAACGGCAAAATGACGCCCAAATCACAGCTTGGTGTATCTTCCGACGAACATATAGAGGGCCTGTCCAAGATCCCCGAAATATGCCATAAAAAAGGAGTGCCGGTGCTCATGCTCATAAACCATGCGGGAGTAAATGCAGCAGGTACGGATGATTATGTGGCGTCGTCCGTTTTAAGAGTGGAATCGAAGATCTTCAACACGGTGGCGATATCGAGAGAAATGACGAAGGAAGAGATAAAGAAATACGAGCAGGATTATGTTGACGCTGCCGTAAGATGCGAAAAAGCAGGCTTTGACGGAGTGCAGGTGCAGTGTGCGCACACATATCTTTTCGATACCTTCCTTTCGAGTGAAAAGAATAAGCGCACCGACGAATACGGCGGAAGTCTTGAGAACCGCGCAAGGATAGTCGTTGAGACGATACAAGCGATAAAGAAGCGCGTAGGCCCCGACTTCATCGTGGCCGTAAGAATGCCGTACAATGCGCCTTCGATAGAGGACGCAGTAGAGTTTGCAAAGATGTTTGAGGCGGCGGGCGCGGATTATATAGAGGTATCATGGGGAACGCTCAGCTTCGTTGCCGTAACGGCGGGCGAAGGCCCCAAGGCCCCCGAAGGCTTTAAATTTGACAATATCCCCTACGGCGCATCACAGATAAAAAAAGCCGTATCCGTTCCGGTAGGCGGCGTGTGGATGATGCGCTCGGAAAGCGCGCACGAAATGATAGAAAACGGATACAGCGACACCGTGGACGTGCTTCGCGGCATACTTATAGACCCCGACTGGGTAGAGAAGGCAAAAGAAAAGAAGCCGTCTAACAAGTGCTTAAACTGCAAGCCCATATGCCGCTGGTATATGGACAGAACAAAGTGTCCGCAGTGGAACAAGCTGCCCGCAGAGATACGCTTAAATCGGTAA
- the dnaX gene encoding DNA polymerase III subunit gamma/tau, producing MYQALYRKYRPKVFSDVVGQDHITTTLKNEIKLGRIAHAYLFTGTRGTGKTTCAKIFAKAINCLSPHDGEPCGECEICKGVENESILDVIEMDAASNSGVDNMRDIIEDVRSAPLMTRYKVYIIDEVHALSANAFNALLKTLEEPPADTVFILATTEVHKLAATILSRCQRFDFRRVDTELIAEVISKILKSQEISFDEDAAMEVARMGRGSVRDALSVLERCISADERLTREHVLSILGMANDEMLLTFLDCFHNKDLTRALLTMEQVYAGGKDISVLCERLIWMCRCVLVAKSGKAGAALIQNSESGAKEIIEFSRKVSLTEALWWSKELSSTLDRLPRTTSHRIVFEMCLIRLCEERLSNDEAALSERVARLEDMVSSQDLVMRPAGDLKPASVSPKMAKPEEYEAPQINICAADEKEDETAPFEPAKPEENKDEAMTPIKEEAAASPAPEYEEGLPFGKYARTIAEIMKDDPMTGSLMKNTAAYAYKTHIEIICANIFDKELLEKNKKTIEEAISKQLGKKMKVELAAGKKSDAPKMQKRAAAEPDPLDSIAEYDEDNNITFDDL from the coding sequence ATGTATCAGGCGCTTTACCGGAAATACCGTCCAAAGGTCTTTTCGGACGTGGTAGGTCAGGACCATATAACTACCACGCTTAAAAATGAGATAAAGCTTGGCCGTATCGCCCATGCATACCTTTTTACGGGTACGCGCGGAACGGGCAAGACAACGTGCGCCAAAATATTTGCAAAGGCAATAAATTGTCTTTCCCCGCATGACGGCGAACCGTGCGGAGAATGTGAAATATGCAAAGGCGTAGAAAACGAGAGCATCTTAGACGTTATCGAAATGGACGCGGCGTCTAATTCCGGCGTTGACAACATGCGCGATATCATTGAAGACGTGCGCAGCGCGCCGCTTATGACAAGGTATAAGGTTTACATAATCGACGAGGTGCACGCCCTGTCGGCGAATGCCTTCAACGCGCTTTTAAAGACGCTTGAGGAGCCGCCTGCGGATACGGTCTTTATACTGGCCACTACCGAAGTACATAAGCTTGCGGCAACTATTCTGTCACGATGCCAGCGCTTCGATTTCAGACGTGTGGATACGGAACTTATTGCCGAAGTCATCTCAAAGATACTTAAGAGTCAGGAGATATCGTTTGATGAAGACGCAGCCATGGAAGTTGCGCGTATGGGACGCGGATCTGTGCGCGATGCGCTTTCGGTGCTTGAGCGCTGCATATCGGCAGACGAACGCTTAACGCGCGAGCATGTGCTGTCCATATTGGGCATGGCGAACGATGAGATGCTTTTGACCTTTTTGGACTGTTTTCATAATAAAGATCTTACGCGCGCCCTTTTGACGATGGAGCAGGTTTACGCCGGCGGAAAGGATATAAGCGTGCTTTGCGAGCGGCTTATCTGGATGTGCCGCTGCGTACTTGTGGCAAAGTCGGGAAAGGCGGGAGCCGCGCTTATACAAAACAGCGAAAGCGGTGCGAAGGAAATAATCGAATTTTCGCGCAAGGTATCGCTTACCGAGGCGCTTTGGTGGTCTAAGGAGCTGTCGTCAACGCTTGACCGACTGCCGCGTACCACATCTCACCGTATAGTATTTGAAATGTGTTTGATACGCCTTTGCGAGGAAAGGCTTTCTAATGACGAGGCGGCGCTTTCGGAGCGCGTAGCGAGGCTTGAAGATATGGTGTCGTCACAAGATCTCGTCATGCGGCCGGCAGGCGACTTAAAGCCTGCAAGTGTTTCCCCCAAAATGGCAAAGCCCGAAGAATATGAAGCGCCGCAAATAAATATATGTGCGGCTGATGAAAAAGAAGATGAAACGGCGCCCTTTGAGCCCGCAAAGCCCGAGGAAAACAAAGATGAGGCGATGACGCCCATAAAGGAGGAAGCCGCCGCTTCGCCTGCGCCTGAATATGAGGAAGGCCTCCCGTTCGGCAAATACGCAAGGACGATAGCCGAGATAATGAAAGACGATCCGATGACGGGAAGCCTTATGAAAAATACGGCAGCATATGCATATAAAACGCATATCGAGATAATCTGCGCAAACATTTTTGATAAAGAGCTTTTGGAAAAGAATAAAAAAACCATAGAAGAAGCTATATCAAAACAGCTCGGCAAAAAGATGAAGGTAGAGCTTGCAGCAGGTAAAAAAAGCGATGCGCCGAAGATGCAAAAACGCGCTGCTGCCGAGCCCGATCCGCTCGATTCCATAGCGGAATATGACGAAGACAACAATATAACTTTTGACGATCTATAA
- the recR gene encoding recombination protein RecR — MSYYIAPVARLIEQFERLPGIGHKNAQRLAFYVLRMEESEAEAFARAIIDARKNVTYCRVCQNISQTEVCKLCADETRDKKTICVVEQPKDVAAIERTHRYRGSYHVLHGVISPIDNVGPADIRARELLMRLGEDDISEVIMATNPTVEGDATAMYLSRLIKQLGVKVTRIAYGIPVGGDLEYADDVTLMRALEGRREI, encoded by the coding sequence ATGAGCTATTATATAGCGCCCGTTGCAAGACTTATAGAACAGTTCGAGCGTCTGCCCGGCATAGGCCATAAGAACGCGCAGAGGCTTGCTTTCTATGTGCTTCGCATGGAGGAAAGCGAGGCCGAAGCCTTTGCCAGGGCTATAATCGACGCAAGAAAAAACGTGACCTACTGCCGCGTTTGCCAAAACATTTCGCAAACGGAGGTCTGCAAGCTCTGCGCCGACGAGACGCGCGACAAAAAGACGATATGCGTAGTCGAGCAGCCGAAGGACGTGGCCGCGATAGAGCGCACGCACCGCTACCGCGGCAGCTATCATGTGCTGCACGGCGTGATCTCGCCCATTGACAACGTGGGACCCGCCGATATACGCGCGCGAGAGCTTTTAATGCGCTTAGGCGAGGACGATATATCCGAGGTGATAATGGCGACGAATCCCACGGTGGAGGGAGACGCCACGGCCATGTATCTTTCGCGCCTTATAAAGCAGCTCGGCGTCAAGGTGACGCGCATCGCCTACGGCATACCCGTCGGCGGCGACCTTGAATACGCCGACGACGTGACGCTCATGCGCGCGCTGGAGGGACGGCGGGAAATATAG
- a CDS encoding macro domain-containing protein gives MPLLFVRSDVTKMKCDAIVNAVDNDMDPGGGADAAIHKAAGPGLFEECAALGGCATGMAKITGAYDLPCKYIIHTAGPRWRGGNAGEEDALVSCYSQSLLLALSHGCESIAFPLISSGSFGYPKEKALKTAENAIRAFLSENDMTVYIVFYDKESFAIGKSLKYDIEEYIDERSVDEVYHQRPLHSERERFSVFAGSAAAPKEDKSLKDALSALDESFSQMLLRLITQKGMTDAECYKKANIDRKLFSKIRNNVNYKPKKTTAVAFAVALELSLDETRELLMKAGFALSHSSKFDVIIEYFISRGNYNIFEINEALFEFDQALLGA, from the coding sequence ATGCCCCTTTTATTTGTAAGAAGCGACGTCACGAAAATGAAATGCGACGCCATAGTTAACGCCGTTGACAACGATATGGATCCCGGAGGCGGCGCCGACGCGGCCATACATAAGGCGGCCGGACCGGGGCTTTTTGAGGAATGCGCGGCTTTGGGCGGCTGCGCCACGGGCATGGCGAAGATAACGGGCGCATACGATCTGCCGTGTAAGTATATAATACATACGGCGGGGCCGCGCTGGCGCGGGGGAAACGCGGGCGAGGAGGACGCGCTCGTATCATGCTACAGTCAGTCTCTTTTACTTGCCCTTTCCCACGGCTGCGAAAGCATAGCCTTTCCTCTTATATCGAGCGGCAGCTTCGGTTATCCGAAAGAAAAGGCGCTGAAGACGGCGGAAAACGCCATACGCGCTTTCCTTTCGGAAAACGATATGACGGTTTATATCGTTTTCTACGATAAAGAAAGCTTTGCCATAGGAAAGAGCCTTAAATACGATATAGAGGAATATATCGACGAGCGAAGCGTCGACGAGGTATACCATCAAAGGCCTCTCCACTCTGAGAGGGAGCGCTTTTCCGTTTTTGCAGGTTCGGCGGCGGCGCCTAAGGAGGACAAAAGCTTAAAGGACGCGCTTTCGGCGCTGGACGAGAGCTTTTCGCAGATGCTTTTAAGACTGATAACCCAAAAGGGCATGACGGACGCCGAATGCTACAAAAAGGCCAATATCGACAGGAAGCTCTTTTCCAAGATAAGAAACAACGTAAACTACAAGCCGAAGAAAACTACGGCCGTCGCGTTCGCCGTCGCGCTCGAGCTTTCGCTTGACGAAACGCGCGAGCTTCTTATGAAGGCGGGCTTTGCGCTCTCGCACAGCAGCAAGTTCGACGTGATCATAGAGTATTTCATAAGCAGAGGAAATTATAATATATTTGAGATAAACGAAGCGCTGTTCGAGTTCGATCAGGCGCTTTTGGGCGCGTAA
- a CDS encoding GNAT family N-acetyltransferase: MELHVKRFDELTVYELYEILKLRSSVFVVEQQSRYLDMDDKDQDALHVFMTHGGELAACLRILSKGFSPGEVKITRVISAKRHAGTGSAIVREGIRIAKSELGAKRIKIAAQTYTKEFYERLGFVKVSDEYLIDEIPHINMILE, translated from the coding sequence ATGGAACTTCATGTAAAACGCTTTGACGAGCTTACCGTTTACGAGCTTTACGAGATACTGAAGCTCCGCTCGTCCGTATTCGTGGTGGAGCAGCAGAGCCGCTATCTCGATATGGACGACAAGGATCAGGACGCGCTCCACGTATTTATGACACACGGCGGCGAGCTTGCCGCCTGCCTTCGCATACTTTCAAAGGGGTTTTCACCCGGCGAGGTAAAAATAACCCGCGTTATCTCCGCAAAAAGGCACGCGGGAACGGGAAGCGCCATAGTGCGCGAGGGCATACGCATTGCGAAAAGCGAACTCGGCGCAAAAAGAATAAAAATAGCCGCCCAAACGTATACGAAGGAGTTCTACGAAAGGTTAGGCTTCGTTAAAGTATCCGATGAATACCTGATAGACGAAATACCGCATATAAATATGATCTTGGAATAG